The genome window CTGTGCTCTCTATGCTGTCCTGTCAGCGATTGTTATGGGGTTCGTAGAAGCATTCCTGAGATGAGGAAAGCCAGCTCGAAAGGTGACAGTTACTACAGCAGTCAGTGGCTGGGCCAGGAGGGCAACAAGCTTCTGCCTGAACTCCCTCCATGTCCCGAACCCTTTCCTTTAATTCTGCAGTTGGTTGGGAAGCCAAAAGCAGTGGCTGGCTTTGCAGATTCCCCAGCTTACCTTGTTCACTCACCATTTCCTCCCCATCCTatcccacccctccccctgctcAGTACCTGCCACTCGGAGATCACAGGCCAGGGCAagttccaggcctccacccaAGGCAAACCCATCCATAGCTGCAATGGTGGGCGCAGGGAAGGCTGCTGTGGAGATGAAGAAGGGCTCGGCCTGAGAGGCCCTGGCAGGACCAGGGCAGGGACCTGCGGTTGGGGAGGAGCTAGCTGGGACAAAGGGCCTCAATGGTTCCAGGTTTGGGGACCTTGCCTGGTACCAAACCCAGGTTATCTTAGAAGCTGGTTTTTCCATCGTGGAAAGTTGTGGGGTCATCTGGGGACCCACAGTGGGGGGACGGGCTGGATGATCCCTGTTCAGGCCCACTCCCCACGGCCACCCCAGGAGGACATTTCTGCTCTCCTTCCTCAGTCTGCATGCTAAGGCCCTTCCATTTGGTACTGGAAGCACAGACTTGGAtcagacatggggaaggcagaccTGCAAACAGGTAATGATTACCCAGGGTGATCAGTGCTCTGATGGAGCTTGGGGGATAGGTTAGGAAGGCTTCCCGGAGGAGACACTGGTGGTCTTCAAGGATGAGTAAAAAGTTCAGGCAGCCAAGGAGGAATATTCCAGGCAAAAGGAACAGCCACCGTCAAAGCCTGAAAGTATGCTTGGTGAAACCTGACTCCTCTGGAATAGCTAGACTTGAACCCTGAGAGCACGGGTTTGGGAGTCAGAACTAGCCGGGCACAAAGGCTGAGGAGCCAGACCCCCCTCTGGGATAAATACCCTCTGAACCCTCTTGTCACCCCCCTGTTTGTAGAATTCCTTGTACCCATTTCCATAGGAAGTCATCTGTCTTTCCAAAGAGCTCACAACAGAAACTGTCCTTTTATATAGTAGAGGATGGTGGAAGGGATGGGATGGGGATCAGCAGGGCCCCTGAATGCCCTCCTCCACCGCACACCAGGACCCTCACCAATCTCATTCATCAAGCCTCGGAGCCGGTGTATGAAGACCCCTACCTCCGCCTCACTCATCTGCTCCCGCTCCTTCAGGTCTGCACCTGCGGATGGTGAGGATTGGTGACAGCTCTTGGGAAATGACCCATTACCAAATGCCAGGCTCTTAAACTATCCAGCAAAGGCAATCTGAGCAGAAGCAaccagagaggaagaagaaattgcAGGAAAACATGGtcaaggaaggcagggaggaagggggagtgAGGCAAAAAAGGAGATAAACATCAGAATCAAtaacttctgtgcagcaaaggacactatcaagagagggaaaagacaacccacagaacagaagaaaatgttgGCAAATCACTTACCTGATAAGGGATTCATATCTAGCATTTATAAAGacctcctacaactcaacaacaaaaaccccaTAAAGGACAAAGGACttaaacagacatttccccaGAGAAGActgacacacagatggccaataagcacatgaagagaggctcaacatcattagtcatcagggaaaggcaaaccAAAACCAGAGTGAGACACCACTTCACACCTTTCAGGATGGCTATTatacacaaaaacagaaacaaagcaagtgttggcatggatgtggagaaccCTGGTGCATtgatggtaggaatgtaaaataatgcagctgctgtggaaaacattttggcagttcctcaaaaagttaaatgtagaattaccattatgatccagcaatttacAACTTACCACTTGTAagcatatatccaaaagaactgaaaacaaggaTTCAAACAGATACTTGAACGTCAGTGTTCATaccaacattattcacaatagctaaaaggtatAAACAACCCAGTGTTCATTAACGGATGAATAAAcagaatgtggtatatatatataatggaatattattcagccataaaaaggagcaaAGTTCTGATGTGCTATAAACATGagtaaaccttgaggacattatgctaagtgaaataagctagacacaaaaggacaaatgcaaGATTCCACTTGTGTAAGAGATCTAGAATAAGCAAATTCATACAGATAAAAAATAGAACAGAGGTTAACCAGGGGCTGAAAGGGAGGGTGAGTTAGAGGGATttcttaatgggtacagagtttatCTACAATGATGAAAAATTTCTAGGAATTGACAGTGGCAATAGTTACACAAtcttgtgaatgtacttaatgtcactgaattttacactttaacatggttaaaatgtaaatttttgtatgtatatatttgccatcattgtaaaaatatataaacatttattgattttctccaGTTGTATTGAgagataattgacatacatcactggataatggattattttttaaaaggaggggTTTGAGATCTCAGGGTCCAATGAGGCTGAGAGGTCAGGTAAGATGAGGACTGAGAAGCCAGTGCTGGATACAGAGGCATGGAGGCGAGCAAGGACCTCAGTGAGAACAGTGATCATGGTGGTGTTGGCAAAGGCCAGATGGCAGGGGGCTGAGGCGGGAGTAGGGGGTGAATATAACCTCTTCAAGTCCTAGACTCTAGGAAGTCAGAGTTGGGAGAGCCCTTGGAAGTCTGATTAGTTCCAGCCCTTCAGtgacagatgggaaactgaggtccagagagacaTAGAGACTATCCCAGGATTCCATAGCAAGTCAGGGCAGTCCCAGCCTTCCTGCAGCCTCCCTACTTCCTCTGCCTAGCTGGGATAGTGAGGAGTGGGGCTAATAGGGAGCGTGCAGTGACCTTGACAGAGGAGGTCAGGCAGAGATGGAGCTGAAGAAGAGGCCAGGGTAGGGTAAGGGTCAGGCACCCCAGCTGCATACTTGTCCCGCCAGGGACCCCAAGCTGGACACAGTGATCCTGAATGCTCAAACCTAAGGACTGAGCCACACACCcttgaaaactgaaaatcacaCCACTCCCATCCTAACCCTTCATGgcctcttcctcttccccagtAACCCCGGTTGCCCCTCCCCAACCACTCCACAGTCAGTTCTTAGCTCTCATTCACTTGCTTCTTGGGGTGGGCCTCGGAtttggtatttcttgtctttgaaaTGGAAGTTCATGGATGAGGACCAAAGGGCCCAAGGACAGTGGAGACCTTTGGTGATAGCAACTGAGATCCTGTGGGTTGGCAAAGGGCCACAGAGTCCCATCTTGGTCACAGATCTTGTGAACATCTTTGgattcaattttctcattttctcaatgAAGGATCAGAATGGATCAGTGTAGCAGAAGGAACAAGGATCTGGGGGTCAGAGAGGCCAAGTTCAAACTGAATTCTATTTTccctcttactagctgtgtaaccctAGGCAAAGAATTCTGAGTCTTTGAGtttacatctgtaaaatgcaaattatgaGTCCTATGCTAGTTAGACctaagcccccagcccccacacccTGGTGGGAGCCCTCTGagctctggggtggggggcagggaaggaaaCCCACCTGCACAGAACACACCCTTCACTCCACTTCTGAAGAGCAGGACACGCACTTGCTGATCCTCCCGAAGCTGGGCCAGAGCTTCTAGCAGCTGTACAGGAAACACCATCAGATACTTCCCAGCCTAGCCACACTCACCCCGGTGCCCACCCTTTCTCACCTGGCTGACCAAGACATTCCCCAGGGCATTGCAGGCACTCGGTCTGTTCATCAGAATCTCAGTGATTCCTGCAGAGAATGGCAGCACTCATTCCTGGGCTGGGACTGGAGGCAGGAGGCCTGGGTTCTGGGCAGCCTCTATCCTTGATAAATAGTGTGATTTGGAGCAAGTTACCTACACAGGACTCAGTTCTCCCAAccataaaatggagagaataacCCTTGCCCTTTCTGCCTCACAGAAGAGAAAGGGCTTGTGAATGTGGAGCAATGTAGGGATAGGGGCAAGAATGACCACTGCAGTGGTTCCTGCCTGCTTATGCCTTTGTTAGACGCACACACGCTCCTTTCTCAGTTTCATGCTCCCTCCACATTCTTTCCTTCACAGCCACACAGACTACTTCTTCCTCTGGAGTTTAATGATTTAATGAGTTATAATAATGCAAATACCCTTGTAACTAGAAATCCCCTCGTGCTCTGACTCAATCATAGCTCCCTCCTTTCTCAAAAGTAACAACCCTCCTGATTTTTACAGTAATTGCTTCTATgcctttcttttcaattttaccACCCAAATGGGCATCCCTAGATGTTATAGTTTAGacttgctaatttttaaaaatgtgatgtgTCTTTTAAAAGCTTTTTGAAATCTCCAGGTCATTCCTCTAGCCCTGTCTTTCCCTCAAGTTATTAATTAAGGAACCTGAGGCATTTCACCTGTTGGGTTTCTTGCTGCCTGGATTCTGCTAATTGCACATCCATGGGGCAGTCAGTAGGTTCCTCTGTCACCAGAATTTAGAACTAAATCCAAAGGCTTGATCACATGTTCGATAGTCCCTTTGGCAAGAGATGAGCGCTTGCCCTACCTACCTGATGCTCTTCCACCACCAACAGCCAAGCTTCCTGAAAGGGTCTTTGGTACTCCTTCCACTCACTTACACCTTCTCCACCTGCCTCTCGCCCTCACCACTCAGCAGAAACCGTTCTCACCAACGTGACCAATGTAACCACATCACCAAGCCAGGGACATATATCCATCCTGGTCCCAGCCTCAGCAACCATTGACTCTGCTGACCATATACATGCTCCTCCTTGAATGTTCTTTgctttggcctttttttttttaatagacttagTCTTTTcacagcagttttaggttcagagTAAAACTGAGTGGAAGTACAGAGATTTCACATATACCCTGGGCCCCACATCTACATGGCCTCCCCAACTATCAACATCTAACACCAGAATGGTTACAACAGATAAACCTACATTGATACGTCATTATTATCCAAACTCCACAGTCTACTGTAGGATCCACTCTGTACATTCACGGGTTCTGACTTGACGTGTGACACCATGAGTCTCCTGCAGCCCCACatgctcctggccttcctcccACCACTTGAGTGATGCCTCTACACTTCTTCCTAGGGTTTCTtctacccaattaaaaaattttttaaattcatttatttaccaAGTATCTAtaataaataagttctggagatgtaatgtatagcatggtgactgtagttaacaatactgtattgtatacttgaaaattgctaagagtagATCATAAAACTTCACATCACAAGGGAAAAAATGTGTAATATGGGTGGTGATGGATCTTGACTAGACTTACTTTGGTGACTATTCTGCAGtttatacaaatatcaaatcactgtgctggacacctaaaactaatacaatgtgatatgtcaattgtacctcaatttaaaaaacccaACTCTTACAAAAGGTAACCCcacaaaagaagatacacaaatagccaataagcacaaaaaatgtttagttttattagtattatggagttttaaaaaaagcataatgAGTTATGACCACACACCCAGTACAGTAGctcactgaaaacaaaaaaaaccaagggttggtgatttaaaaaaaacaaaaaccctacatatctattaaataaacaaaatacatagagAATTGTAGGAGTTGTAAGTTATGTAACAGTCCTTACTCTCAAGGTACTTATAGCTTAACACAAGTTACAGTATGAGGCCAGGAGTAAGCTTACAGAGAAGCTCAAATGTTTCCATGTCCTGTTACATGGAAACATTTGAGCAAGGTGAACATAGGTAAAAATTTCCATTTGAGGAGTGAGGTGTGGTGGGAAAATACTATAGATAAGGGACAACCCAGTTTTCTAATGTCAAACTTCCTGAAAAGGTCAACCCAGGATCTCTATATTCAATCATTTGTACagttatgtatttaatatatgctGCCTTTGTACTTGACACTGTGATTCCAGAGACCAGACAGACACAGTCCCCATTTTCTTGAGAACTGCAATCTACCAAAGAGGAGagatattaaataaatacttagaGTCTGTGCTGGGAACAtgggaaaaaaagacaaggaGGTGGGGTATTGAATGGGCAGAAGGGATCCCCTAGTGCAAAAGCTCAGCAATGACTTCCCAGAGGAGGGAGTGGCCTTGAAGCTGAGAGCTGAATAGCAATCTGTCaggcaaaagagagagagagagagagagagagagagagagagagagagagagtgtgagtTGGAGGAGAGAAGCTCATTGCAAGCATAGGGAGCCTCACAGTGAGGGCCCTAAATGTGCTGCAGCAGGGTACCACGAGATGGAGGGGGGTGGGTTCTACAAAATTTGTAGAGTTGGTCCCTTAGGATTTTTCAACTGGGCCTGAAAATGAAACTGACATAAAACAGATACAgaagaaaagcatacaaattcatataaattttacTTGACATGGGAACCTTCCAAAGGCATTAAGACCCCAGAAATGGTTGGACGTGCTTTCATAGTAAGTTGAACAAAGACAGATGACTGTGGAAAAGCCACTGAACTATGTGGTGAAGACAAAGGAAGATAAGATTTTTGACAAGGTTTGTTTGCACATAATTGATGGTTTGTACAGAATTCTCTTGGCTTTGAtttcatatagaaaaatatttctttcctcttgaTATAGGGAGAGCATCCTTTGCAAGGGTGTTTAAGCTCCCATTTTTAGGAAGAAAGGGCAAGACTGGAATTGCCCTTCTTGGATCTGCTGTTTTCTCAATGCCTTTAGCTCAAATAATCCTTAttccaaagtggcatattttgttACCTTTCAGTGTCTTCTAGAACTGGAGAAATTCGGAGCAAAAGGAgaatggtgtgaggtgacatgAGAGAGTCAGGAGAGCCTTCGCTTGCTCATCTGcgccttctctccttcctctcacaCCTCCCCTGCGCTTGCCCCCTGTATGCCCAGGACTGCCCTGCATACCCGGCCAGCCTGAGCTCTCCTCAGAGTTCCAAGCTTGAATCTCCAACTGCTCACCTGACATCTTGGCCAATAGATCCAAACAATTATCAGTCTTTCTCCTGCTCCCTTGGTGAGCAAATGACCTGTCAACCCCAAAGTCTGTCATGTTGCCTCCAGCTTCTTCACCCATGAAATTTACTTAGTCTCTGAGTCCTGCCAATTCAACTCTTGAATAGATCTCAGACCTTTCAGCTCATAACTTTCCTTACAGCCACTGACCTGGTACAGGCCCTTTCCTCAACTACGGGGCTCATTCCCCTGACCTTCTAGCCTTCAGTCTCGTTCCTCCTTCCCCTTCTGCATTCACCCCCTCATTTGGATCACACTCACCATCCTTGCCCAAATCCAACCATGCCCCCCCTTCCCCTTTTCATCAAAATTGAGTTCAATTTCTTAAAGACCCAAAAGACCTTCCACTCTGGCCTCAACTCATCCCCCTCCCAATCTGGGCAGGTGTAGGGAGGTGACACTGGCTCCAGGCAGGGGCTCAGATACTTTTATCCCTTCTTGGCCATTTCCCTCCTGTAAAATGCTGGGATGGACTAGAGGAGTATGCTGGTTAGAAGCACTTTCCTGGTCCTGCCCCCACTCACGGGCAAGGCATTATTCAAGGTGTGAACACAGGACCTTTGGCCTTCAAAGATCCCTTATTATTCTCTCCCAGGGTCTTCAGCTTTGACTGTGGAACAAGCAGTATTTACTAGGATGGCATTCTCAGTGTGAGTTGATTTGAGACACAGAAAGGGGCCAAAAAGAGTTTCAGGGCTCTCAAGGGACAGGGCTCCCAGCCAGGAGTTAGACAACTGTGGTCTAGGAGAGAGGATCAGGTGGGCTTCTTCAGCCTCCCCAGAAACCATCAAAGAGCTCTTTGAGCTCAGCAGTCTGAAGGTCCCACAGAGGAACTCAGATGTCCCCAAGGTCTTTTCCACGATTGGTGCTCCCGAAGAGAAAATGCTGCAACTTTGGGGAAGGGAAACTATAGTGGATACCGAGAAACCACATCAGAGAGGTTGGGGAAACCATCTAGGTCCAAAGTGCAGCAGACTTTAGAGTGAACCCCATGTTCACTCTCTGACTAAGCCCCTTCCCTTAAATGTTGGGAGGACTCATGAATTGCTTCTAAGCAACAGAACACAGAATACAGCTAAGGTCATAAAATGTCATTTCTAAGATTAAGTTCAATTATATGGCAAGCAGATGAGATGTTATTCCTGTGATTAGGTGACAATGTATATAGACGCTGTCTTGCTAGAGCACACTAGAGAAACTAGTGGGCCTAGGGAGAGGGTCCTGAGGCAAAGAACAGCAAGCTGAGAGTGCTGACCCCTGACCTGAGAGCTGAGAGTGGCCCCCTGACCAACAGCAAGAAACAGAATCTCAGTCCTACATCCCCAGGAGGTAAATTTGGTCAACATCGTGAGAAGCTTGGAAGCAGATCTCTCCCCAGTCAAGCCTATGATGAAACCAGAGCCCTGGCCAATGCCTGGATTGCAGCCTGGTAAAACCCTAAAGCAGAGCCCCAGCTAAGTTGTGCATGGACTTCTCACCCACAGAAATGATGAGATAagaaatatatgttattttaagcAGCAAGGTTTGTGTTAATCTGTTATGTAGCAATAGAAAAGCAATATAGTCATGACTTCCTAGGATTGACAGAaactttcctctctcctctttacTTTCCTGTTctgtcttccctttctctctggctgcctcccaCATTTCTTTCATCTCCTCCCTCTATCCTTATTTCGCTCTCATAGGGCATGAATATGGTAGTTGGCTGAAGCCATGGCTCAGTCACATAACAGCTCCATGGCTTGGGAAAGTTACTTTACCCCTCTGGCCTTTAATTTCCTGATCTGtaagtagaaataataaaaacactgtGAGGGCTACAAGGGTTAATGCCCAGAGTGCTTAGTCAGAGATTTTGGTATGGTATGGAAAGCAGGGAAAGGCAGACAATCGGGAAAGTCTCGGATCCAATATGAGGTCTGAACTCCACGACAGGAGCCCCAAGGACCCAGACAAGGTGTCTTTGGCTCTTATTCATTTATCTGACAACATTTAATTTGCACTACCACATGCCAGGCCTGGAGAACTAGAGAGGACTCAGACACAGTCCCTGACTTTGTAGTTGAGCACTGATTCTGGGAACATTGCCCTTGCTGGGCCTGAGGAATGGGGATCAGCCTCTACtgcacccccaacccccaaccccacTTGTACCAAACCAATCAGCATGCTATTGATTGATGATTTTCTTAGCACCTGActgaggggtgcatctgtctagATGGCCTGGATCAGGCTAGGTGATGTGGTGGGAATCAACAGAAACCACTGGAAGGTAGTACAGAAATCAACTGGTTTAATAACCCCTTATTATATAGaagaggaaaccgaggcccagaaaAGAAGAGACTTTGCCTAGATTAACAGCTGGACCCAGCTGGCAATCCTCACTCTCAAAGAGCTAGCAACCAATAAGGGAAATTAGTCTAGACacatgaaaagtaaaagaaacagtgggtgtgtgtgtggggtgtgtagcaGTTCCAGAAGGATTTACAtaggcagagaaggaaaggaaaggactcAAGTCAGGGGCATACCTAGAATAAAATGCAGAGGTTTGACAGCTTAAAATGAACCCAAGGGTAGAAAAAATAAGATCAAAAGGTCAGGTTGCAGTGGAGAACCTTGAACACCCAATGAAGAGTAGTTAATAAGCCAATCGTGTTTTCAAGGATAACAGGTAAAATGTGACAATGCCCTGGTGTCATTAGCTTAAGTGGAAGGCAGAACCTGTGGCTTCTACCATGAACATCAAATGACCCAAAATCACTGGGGGCAGGGTGTCTCCTCCTTTGTGTGAGTCTGTTCCTCCTGCCTCGTCTGCTGCTTCTCCTTGGTTTCTTTCGTCCTTCCCTCAGTGATGTTCTCCAGTCTTCTAGATGTCCTCTGGCAGGGGCAGATGCTTAATCtgctgatctttgttatttctggATAAAACATTCTGCTTTTTGCAAGGGAGCCTTAAGGTGAATGACCAGTGATAGTCCTCTTTTATTGGTGTACAAGTTTGTGTTTTGAGTTACTCAATTACCAGAAAAGGTAGTGATGACCTAATAATTGAGAACACAGGTTTCAAAATCAGACCTGGTTCAAATTGGGTAATCTCTCTGGCCTCAAGTCCGAAGAATGGAAGAAATACAAAGATGTATAATACCATGCCATCTGTGTAAAACTCGGACGCAAACAATGCTACACCAAGGGCAGGGAAGAGGGGTTGGGCCTGGGGGAAAGTAAAGGCCAGGGAAAGCCTGGGCCTGATGGTAACGTGCCGTGCACTAAGGATTGTGATTAACGCCGTCCAatgcacttcaaacccaaacaaaaaaatcagaacatATACAACCCAAGGCTCAATCGACGGCGTTTTCTGCCAGCGATCAGGCTAACTTGCTCCTTCGCCCCACAAGTCGGCTGGCCGCGGCCGAGCCAGCGCGTAGAGAGCAGACGCGCTCTTCTCTCTGCGGCTGGTGGTGGCCCTGCCGCCTCACCCCCCTGGAACCTGGCCAGGACCAGAGGCCGCGGAGGGAAATCCGACACTTTAAAGCTTTTGGGGGTGGTTTGGGGTGCCAGGACGCTAGTGCCTAGACCTACACCTCTCCCTCTCTTCATAGGTCCAGGCCACCGAATGGAGGGCTGAAGGGACCAAAGTTGATAGAATCCACCCCAACTAGGATCGGAGTGACCAGTTAGGTGGTCATCCACCTCTCCGGTCTTAGGGAGGCTTAGGGAGCCTAGCCTGGGAAGCGGGAGCCTTGGGATCAAATCCTTCTCCCCACTCGTCCCAGTCTTCCCCGCGCAGTGGGCGCGCCGGCCATCGCTCTGGCCCCGCGCCAGAGGCCCAGCTCGCCCTCTCCAGCCGGGCCCGGGCTCGTCCCAGCCTCCCCCCGGGGCTTCCGGGACAGCGCACTTACCTTGGTCTGCGGCGGCCAGGGCGCGCACTTGGATCTCCGGGTCCCCGGCCGCCGCGTCCGAGGCGCAGCCGCGGGTCGGGGGGCGGCTCCAGGGGCCTGGCAGGCGCAGGGCGCCGGTCAGGGCGCGCAGCATCGGGGCGCAGGCTGGGAAGGGGCAGCTGGTCTCCACCACCTGCTGTCCCGCTGGAAGCTCGCAGCTGCTCCGCTAGGGGCGAGAGGCTCGTGCTCTCCGCGCCTGCGGAGACCGCGAGACTTGGCGGGGTGGGGGAAGGCCCAGCTCCGCggagggcctgggggcagggtggTCGGCCGCTCCGTGTCAGTGCTCTAATCTGTAAAGCGGGGGTAATAGTGACGGCTGTCAAAGATAAAAGAAAGCTACGCAGTGAGAACAGATTTTAATCGGCACTTTTTCAAAAGGGAAGTGCCTAGCATAAACGAAGCCCAACTTTTATTTGTACATAGGTGACTGACCTTTCTGAACGGACAGTAAGAGAATAAGGAAGTAGGAGAGAGGGGACTGTATGGAGTCGGAAAAGTGAAAAATTCCAAAATGCGGGAAGGAGAGGGGTGTTCAGTCCACCAGAAACCCATCTGCGTTTGCTAACTGGCACTAACCCAACCTTAGGCTCCGTCGGAGACTAGGAAATGACAGCCCTATCATCAGGTGCTGGCTGCGACAAACTGAATTCTTTTCGCAGTGATTACCTTAACAAAgttattttagaaacaaaaatggCTTTTTTCAGGAATAGCAGATAACTACAACTTGGGATAAGCAAGTCACAGCAAAAACCATAAGCTAGTCCAACAAAGAAGAGGGGCTTTATTTTACCGAAGAGAAAGTTGGGAGGGATTTTGAACCAAAATCCAGTGGAGAAAAGCAGAATTTCAAGGTGATTCTCTCATTGACTGAGTTGGCTGAGTTGCCAGgattgttgatttattttttctttcttttttttttaaattaaaaagtatgattgatatacaatcttatgttgttttcagatgtacaacacagtggttcaacagatacccatATGATTaactcctcaccccctctagtgtggttactatctgtcaacaaagtaagatgttacagaatcactgactatattctccatgctgtactactgtccccataaccatcttatattgtgattgtaaattattgtgccctttatcCCCTTCGTCCTTCCCCaccctcaacccctcccccttggtaaacTCCAGTCCctcctcagtgtctgtgagtctactgctattttgttccttctgttttgctttgtttttatactccacaaataagtgaaatcatatggtgtttatcTTTCTCCACTGATCAGtataccctctagatccaaccatgttgttgcaaatggcaggatttcttttctttttatggctgaataatattccattgtgtatatgtaccatctattctttatccattcatatatctatggacacttaggttgcttccatatcttggctattgcaaatagtg of Manis javanica isolate MJ-LG chromosome 4, MJ_LKY, whole genome shotgun sequence contains these proteins:
- the ECHDC2 gene encoding enoyl-CoA hydratase domain-containing protein 2, mitochondrial isoform X5, translating into MLRALTGALRLPGPWSRPPTRGCASDAAAGDPEIQVRALAAADQGITEILMNRPSACNALGNVLVSQAGKYLMVFPVQLLEALAQLREDQQVRVLLFRSGVKGVFCAGADLKEREQMSEAEVGVFIHRLRGLMNEIGPCPGPARASQAEPFFISTAAFPAPTIAAMDGFALGGGLELALACDLRVAAASSAVMGLIETTRGLLPGAGGTQRLPRCLGVALAKELIFTGRRLSGAQAQALGLVNHAVAPNEEGDAAYHRALALAQEILPQLELNLHLCLPVHESPVTMELVPLFTSNPLSALSQAFSFP
- the ECHDC2 gene encoding enoyl-CoA hydratase domain-containing protein 2, mitochondrial isoform X1 — translated: MLRALTGALRLPGPWSRPPTRGCASDAAAGDPEIQVRALAAADQGITEILMNRPSACNALGNVLVSQAGKYLMVFPVQLLEALAQLREDQQVRVLLFRSGVKGVFCAGADLKEREQMSEAEVGVFIHRLRGLMNEIGPCPGPARASQAEPFFISTAAFPAPTIAAMDGFALGGGLELALACDLRVAAASSAVMGLIETTRGLLPGAGGTQRLPRCLGVALAKELIFTGRRLSGAQAQALGLVNHAVAPNEEGDAAYHRALALAQEILPQAPIAVRLGKVAIDRGIEVDIASGMAIEGICYAQNIPTRDRLEGMAAFREKRPPQFLGE
- the ECHDC2 gene encoding enoyl-CoA hydratase domain-containing protein 2, mitochondrial isoform X2 → MLRALTGALRLPGPWSRPPTRGCASDAAAGDPEIQVRALAAADQGITEILMNRPSACNALGNVLVSQAGKYLMVFPVQLLEALAQLREDQQVRVLLFRSGVKGVFCAGADLKEREQMSEAEVGVFIHRLRGLMNEIGPCPGPARASQAEPFFISTAAFPAPTIAAMDGFALGGGLELALACDLRVAASSAVMGLIETTRGLLPGAGGTQRLPRCLGVALAKELIFTGRRLSGAQAQALGLVNHAVAPNEEGDAAYHRALALAQEILPQAPIAVRLGKVAIDRGIEVDIASGMAIEGICYAQNIPTRDRLEGMAAFREKRPPQFLGE
- the ECHDC2 gene encoding enoyl-CoA hydratase domain-containing protein 2, mitochondrial isoform X3 — its product is MLRALTGALRLPGPWSRPPTRGCASDAAAGDPEIQVRALAAADQGITEILMNRPSACNALGNVLVSQLLEALAQLREDQQVRVLLFRSGVKGVFCAGADLKEREQMSEAEVGVFIHRLRGLMNEIGPCPGPARASQAEPFFISTAAFPAPTIAAMDGFALGGGLELALACDLRVAAASSAVMGLIETTRGLLPGAGGTQRLPRCLGVALAKELIFTGRRLSGAQAQALGLVNHAVAPNEEGDAAYHRALALAQEILPQAPIAVRLGKVAIDRGIEVDIASGMAIEGICYAQNIPTRDRLEGMAAFREKRPPQFLGE
- the ECHDC2 gene encoding enoyl-CoA hydratase domain-containing protein 2, mitochondrial isoform X9 produces the protein MLRALTGALRLPGPWSRPPTRGCASDAAAGDPEIQVRALAAADQGITEILMNRPSACNALGNVLVSQLLEALAQLREDQQVRVLLFRSGVKGVFCAGADLKEREQMSEAEVGVFIHRLRGLMNEIAAFPAPTIAAMDGFALGGGLELALACDLRVAASSAVMGLIETTRGLLPGAGGTQRLPRCLGVALAKELIFTGRRLSGAQAQALGLVNHAVAPNEEGDAAYHRALALAQEILPQAPIAVRLGKVAIDRGIEVDIASGMAIEGICYAQNIPTRDRLEGMAAFREKRPPQFLGE
- the ECHDC2 gene encoding enoyl-CoA hydratase domain-containing protein 2, mitochondrial isoform X4; amino-acid sequence: MLRALTGALRLPGPWSRPPTRGCASDAAAGDPEIQVRALAAADQGITEILMNRPSACNALGNVLVSQAGKYLMVFPVQLLEALAQLREDQQVRVLLFRSGVKGVFCAGADLKEREQMSEAEVGVFIHRLRGLMNEIAAFPAPTIAAMDGFALGGGLELALACDLRVAAASSAVMGLIETTRGLLPGAGGTQRLPRCLGVALAKELIFTGRRLSGAQAQALGLVNHAVAPNEEGDAAYHRALALAQEILPQAPIAVRLGKVAIDRGIEVDIASGMAIEGICYAQNIPTRDRLEGMAAFREKRPPQFLGE
- the ECHDC2 gene encoding enoyl-CoA hydratase domain-containing protein 2, mitochondrial isoform X6 yields the protein MLRALTGALRLPGPWSRPPTRGCASDAAAGDPEIQVRALAAADQGITEILMNRPSACNALGNVLVSQAGKYLMVFPVQLLEALAQLREDQQVRVLLFRSGVKGVFCAGADLKEREQMSEAEVGVFIHRLRGLMNEIAAFPAPTIAAMDGFALGGGLELALACDLRVAASSAVMGLIETTRGLLPGAGGTQRLPRCLGVALAKELIFTGRRLSGAQAQALGLVNHAVAPNEEGDAAYHRALALAQEILPQAPIAVRLGKVAIDRGIEVDIASGMAIEGICYAQNIPTRDRLEGMAAFREKRPPQFLGE